A part of Escherichia marmotae genomic DNA contains:
- the guaA gene encoding glutamine-hydrolyzing GMP synthase: protein MTENIHKHRILILDFGSQYTQLVARRVRELGVYCELWAWDVTEAQIRDFNPSGIILSGGPESTTEENSPRAPQYVFEAGVPVFGVCYGMQTMAMQLGGHVEASNEREFGYAQVEVQTDSALIRGIEDALSADGKPLLDVWMSHGDKVTAIPEGFVTVASTESCPFAIMANEEKRFYGVQFHPEVTHTRQGMRMLERFVRDICQCEALWTPAKIIDDAVARIREQVGDDKVILGLSGGVDSSVTAMLLHRAIGKNLTCVFVDNGLLRLNEAEQVMDMFGDRFGLNIIHVPAEERFLAALAGENDPEAKRKIIGRVFVEVFDEEALKLEDVKWLAQGTIYPDVIESAASATGKAHVIKSHHNVGGLPKEMKMGLVEPLKELFKDEVRKIGLELGLPYDMLYRHPFPGPGLGVRVLGEVKKEYCDLLRRADAIFIEELRKADLYDKVSQAFTVFLPVRSVGVMGDGRKYDWVVSLRAVETIDFMTAHWAHLPYDFLGRVSNRIINEVNGISRVVYDISGKPPATIEWE from the coding sequence ATGACGGAAAACATTCATAAGCATCGCATCCTCATTCTGGACTTCGGTTCACAGTACACCCAACTGGTTGCGCGCCGCGTGCGTGAGCTGGGCGTTTACTGTGAACTGTGGGCATGGGATGTGACAGAAGCACAAATTCGTGACTTCAACCCAAGCGGCATTATTCTTTCCGGCGGCCCGGAAAGCACCACCGAAGAAAACAGCCCGCGAGCGCCGCAGTATGTCTTTGAAGCAGGCGTACCGGTATTCGGCGTTTGCTATGGTATGCAGACCATGGCGATGCAGTTAGGTGGCCATGTTGAAGCCTCTAACGAGCGTGAGTTTGGTTATGCACAGGTTGAAGTACAAACTGATAGCGCGCTCATTCGTGGCATCGAAGATGCGTTAAGTGCAGACGGCAAACCGCTGCTTGACGTGTGGATGAGCCACGGCGATAAGGTAACTGCAATTCCTGAGGGTTTCGTTACCGTAGCCAGCACCGAAAGTTGCCCGTTTGCCATAATGGCTAACGAAGAAAAACGTTTCTATGGCGTACAGTTCCACCCGGAAGTGACTCACACCCGTCAGGGGATGCGTATGCTGGAGCGTTTTGTGCGCGATATTTGCCAATGTGAAGCACTGTGGACACCAGCAAAAATTATCGATGACGCCGTAGCCCGCATTCGCGAGCAGGTGGGCGATGATAAAGTGATCCTTGGCCTCTCTGGTGGCGTGGACTCTTCTGTTACTGCGATGCTTCTGCACCGTGCTATCGGTAAAAACCTGACCTGTGTATTCGTCGACAACGGCCTGCTGCGTCTGAATGAAGCTGAACAGGTAATGGATATGTTTGGTGATCGCTTCGGCCTGAACATCATTCACGTTCCGGCAGAAGAGCGTTTCCTGGCTGCGCTGGCGGGTGAAAACGATCCGGAAGCTAAACGTAAAATCATCGGTCGCGTCTTCGTTGAAGTATTCGATGAAGAAGCGCTGAAACTGGAAGATGTAAAGTGGCTGGCGCAGGGGACTATCTACCCTGACGTTATTGAATCCGCCGCTTCTGCGACGGGTAAAGCGCACGTTATCAAATCTCACCACAACGTAGGCGGCCTGCCGAAAGAGATGAAGATGGGCCTGGTTGAACCGCTGAAAGAGCTGTTCAAAGACGAAGTGCGTAAGATTGGTCTGGAGCTGGGTCTGCCGTACGACATGCTGTACCGCCACCCGTTCCCGGGGCCTGGCCTTGGCGTTCGCGTGCTGGGTGAAGTGAAGAAAGAGTACTGCGACCTGCTGCGCCGTGCGGATGCCATCTTCATTGAAGAACTGCGTAAAGCTGATCTGTACGACAAAGTCAGCCAGGCATTCACTGTCTTCCTGCCAGTACGCTCCGTAGGCGTAATGGGCGATGGTCGTAAATATGACTGGGTTGTCTCTCTGCGTGCTGTCGAAACCATCGACTTTATGACCGCACACTGGGCGCACCTGCCGTATGATTTCTTAGGGCGCGTTTCCAACCGTATTATCAATGAAGTGAATGGTATTTCCCGCGTGGTGTATGACATCAGCGGTAAGCCGCCAGCTACTATTGAGTGGGAATAA
- a CDS encoding zinc ribbon domain-containing protein, with product MELNCPICQKPLERNGDIAHCETCDKNFSLQALCPDCHQLLQVLKACGAVDYFCQNGHGLISRKRVEFVLPEY from the coding sequence ATGGAACTCAACTGCCCAATCTGTCAGAAACCTCTCGAGCGTAATGGTGACATCGCTCATTGTGAAACCTGTGACAAAAATTTCTCTCTCCAGGCATTGTGCCCTGATTGCCATCAGCTTTTGCAGGTACTCAAAGCCTGCGGTGCGGTAGATTACTTCTGTCAGAATGGTCACGGGCTTATTTCCCGCAAACGTGTTGAGTTTGTCCTTCCTGAATATTAA
- a CDS encoding YfgG family protein, whose protein sequence is MSQATSMRKRHRFNSRMTRIVLLISFIFFFGRFIYSSVSAWQHHQSKKEAQQSTLSIESSVQR, encoded by the coding sequence GTGAGTCAGGCAACCAGTATGCGAAAACGACACCGATTTAACAGTCGTATGACCCGTATCGTACTACTCATTAGCTTTATCTTCTTCTTTGGCCGCTTTATCTACTCGTCCGTCAGTGCCTGGCAGCATCATCAGAGCAAAAAAGAAGCTCAACAATCCACACTCTCTATCGAATCATCGGTACAACGTTAG
- a CDS encoding glycine zipper 2TM domain-containing protein: MMKFKKCFLPVAILASFTLAGCQSNADDHAADVYQTDQLNTKQETKTVNIISILPAKVAVDNSQNKRNAQAFGALIGAVAGGVIGHNVGSGSNSGTTAGAVGGGAVGAAAGTMVNDKTLVEGVSLTYKEGTKVYTSTQVGKECQFTTGLAVVITTTYNETRIQPNTKCPEKS, translated from the coding sequence GTGATGAAATTTAAAAAATGTTTTCTGCCTGTGGCAATTTTAGCGTCATTCACCCTGGCAGGATGCCAGTCAAATGCTGACGACCATGCCGCCGATGTCTATCAAACCGATCAACTGAATACAAAGCAAGAAACTAAAACCGTTAATATTATCTCCATTCTTCCCGCAAAAGTTGCCGTAGATAACTCACAAAATAAACGGAATGCGCAAGCCTTTGGCGCACTTATTGGCGCTGTCGCAGGCGGCGTTATCGGCCATAACGTTGGATCTGGTAGTAACTCCGGAACAACGGCTGGTGCAGTTGGTGGCGGAGCTGTAGGCGCGGCAGCGGGTACTATGGTGAATGATAAAACCTTAGTGGAAGGTGTCTCTTTAACTTATAAGGAAGGCACCAAAGTGTACACCTCCACCCAGGTGGGTAAAGAATGCCAGTTCACAACGGGTTTAGCCGTTGTTATTACCACCACTTATAACGAAACGCGTATTCAGCCAAATACAAAATGTCCTGAAAAGAGCTAA
- the guaB gene encoding IMP dehydrogenase: protein MLRIAKEALTFDDVLLVPAHSTVLPNTADLSTQLTKTIRLNIPMLSAAMDTVTEARLAIALAQEGGIGFIHKNMSIERQAEEVRRVKKHESGVVTDPQTVLPTTTLREVKELTERNGFAGYPVVTEENELVGIITGRDVRFVTDLNQPVSVYMTPKERLVTVREGEAREVVLTKMHEKRVEKALVVDDEFHLIGMITVKDFQKAERKPNACKDEQGRLRVGAAVGAGAGNEERVDALVAAGVDVLLIDSSHGHSEGVLQRIRETRAKYPDLQIIGGNVATAAGARALAEAGCSAVKVGIGPGSICTTRIVTGVGVPQITAVADAVEALEGTGIPVIADGGIRFSGDIAKAIAAGASAVMVGSMLAGTEESPGEIELYQGRSYKSYRGMGSLGAMSKGSSDRYFQSDNAADKLVPEGIEGRVAYKGRLKEIIHQQMGGLRSCMGLTGCGTIDELRTKAEFVRISGAGIQESHVHDVTITKESPNYRMGS from the coding sequence ATGCTACGTATCGCTAAAGAAGCTCTGACGTTTGACGACGTTCTCCTCGTTCCTGCTCATTCTACCGTCCTGCCGAATACCGCTGACCTCAGCACTCAACTGACGAAAACTATTCGTCTGAACATCCCTATGCTTTCCGCAGCAATGGATACCGTAACGGAAGCGCGCCTGGCTATTGCCCTGGCTCAGGAAGGCGGTATTGGCTTTATCCACAAAAACATGTCCATTGAACGCCAGGCGGAAGAAGTTCGCCGCGTGAAAAAACACGAGTCTGGCGTGGTGACTGACCCGCAGACTGTTCTGCCAACCACGACTCTGCGCGAGGTGAAAGAACTGACCGAGCGTAACGGTTTTGCTGGCTACCCGGTAGTAACCGAAGAAAACGAACTGGTTGGTATCATCACCGGTCGTGACGTGCGTTTTGTGACCGACCTGAATCAGCCGGTTAGCGTTTACATGACGCCGAAAGAGCGTTTGGTGACCGTGCGTGAAGGCGAAGCCCGTGAAGTTGTGCTGACCAAAATGCACGAAAAACGCGTTGAGAAAGCGCTGGTGGTTGATGATGAATTCCACCTGATTGGCATGATCACCGTGAAAGATTTCCAGAAAGCGGAGCGTAAACCGAACGCCTGTAAAGACGAGCAAGGCCGTCTGCGTGTTGGTGCGGCGGTTGGTGCTGGCGCAGGTAACGAAGAGCGTGTTGATGCGCTGGTGGCCGCTGGTGTTGACGTTCTGCTGATCGACTCCTCTCATGGTCACTCTGAAGGTGTTCTGCAACGTATTCGCGAAACCCGAGCCAAATACCCGGATCTGCAAATCATCGGCGGTAACGTCGCCACTGCTGCAGGCGCTCGTGCGCTGGCGGAAGCCGGTTGTAGCGCGGTTAAAGTTGGTATCGGCCCTGGTTCTATTTGTACCACCCGTATCGTCACTGGCGTAGGTGTTCCGCAGATCACCGCCGTTGCTGACGCAGTAGAAGCCCTGGAAGGCACCGGTATTCCAGTTATCGCTGACGGTGGTATTCGCTTCTCCGGCGATATCGCTAAAGCTATCGCTGCTGGCGCAAGCGCGGTGATGGTAGGCTCCATGCTGGCAGGTACGGAAGAATCTCCGGGTGAAATCGAACTCTACCAGGGCCGTTCTTATAAATCTTACCGTGGTATGGGCTCTCTGGGCGCGATGTCCAAAGGTTCTTCTGACCGTTACTTCCAGAGCGACAACGCCGCTGACAAACTGGTGCCAGAAGGCATCGAAGGCCGTGTGGCTTACAAAGGTCGCCTGAAAGAGATCATCCACCAGCAGATGGGCGGTCTGCGCTCCTGTATGGGTCTGACCGGCTGTGGTACTATCGACGAACTGCGTACTAAAGCGGAGTTTGTACGTATCAGCGGTGCTGGCATTCAGGAAAGCCACGTTCATGACGTGACCATCACCAAAGAGTCCCCGAACTACCGTATGGGCTCCTGA
- a CDS encoding IS3-like element ISEc16 family transposase (programmed frameshift), with protein MTKPVSISKKPRKQHTPEFRNEALKLAERIGVAAAARELSLYESQLYAWRSKQQQQMSSSERESELAAENVRLKRQLAEQAEELAILPKGRDILREAPEMKYVFIENHRAEFSIKAMCRVLRVARSGWYVWLRRRHQMSLRQQFRLTCDTAVHKAFFEAKQRYGAPRLADELPEFNIKTIAASLRRQGLRAKAGRKFSPVSYRAHGLPVLENLLEQDFSASGPNQKWAGDITYLRTDEGWLYLAVVIDLWSRAVIGWSMSPRMTAQLACDALQMALWRRRRPESVIVHTDRGGQYCSGDYQALLKRHNLRGSMSAKGNCYDNACVESFFHSLKVECIHGERFSSREIMRATVFNYIECDYNRWRRHSACGGLSPEQFENHNLA; from the exons ATGACAAAACCAGTATCAATCAGCAAGAAGCCCCGTAAACAACATACGCCTGAATTTCGTAACGAAGCCCTGAAACTCGCTGAACGCATCGGTGTGGCCGCCGCAGCCCGTGAACTCAGCCTGTATGAATCTCAGCTTTATGCCTGGCGCAGTAAACAGCAGCAACAAATGAGTTCGTCAGAGCGCGAAAGCGAACTGGCCGCTGAAAATGTCCGCCTTAAACGACAACTGGCGGAGCAGGCTGAGGAACTGGCCATCCTCC CAAAAGGCCGCGACATACTTCGCGAAGCGCCTGAAATGAAGTATGTCTTCATCGAAAATCATCGGGCAGAGTTCAGCATCAAAGCGATGTGTCGTGTACTTCGGGTTGCCCGCAGCGGCTGGTATGTCTGGCTCAGGCGTCGTCACCAGATGAGCCTGCGCCAACAGTTTCGGCTCACCTGCGATACCGCTGTTCATAAGGCATTCTTTGAGGCAAAGCAGCGATACGGTGCTCCCCGCCTTGCTGACGAACTGCCGGAGTTCAATATTAAAACCATTGCCGCCAGCCTGCGTCGTCAGGGGCTGCGGGCGAAAGCCGGCCGGAAGTTCAGCCCGGTCAGCTACCGTGCACATGGCCTGCCCGTATTGGAGAATCTGCTGGAGCAGGACTTCAGCGCCAGCGGCCCGAACCAGAAGTGGGCGGGTGACATCACGTACTTGCGTACCGATGAGGGCTGGTTGTATCTCGCAGTAGTCATCGACCTGTGGTCACGCGCCGTTATTGGCTGGTCGATGTCACCGCGAATGACAGCACAACTGGCCTGTGATGCACTGCAAATGGCGTTGTGGCGGAGAAGACGCCCGGAAAGCGTCATTGTTCATACGGACCGTGGTGGTCAATACTGTTCAGGGGATTATCAGGCGCTGCTGAAGCGACACAACCTGCGTGGCAGTATGAGTGCGAAAGGCAACTGTTATGACAATGCCTGTGTGGAAAGCTTCTTTCATTCGCTGAAGGTGGAATGTATCCACGGGGAACGCTTTAGCAGCCGGGAAATAATGCGGGCAACGGTGTTTAATTATATCGAGTGTGATTACAATCGCTGGCGTCGTCACAGTGCCTGTGGCGGTCTCAGCCCGGAACAATTTGAAAACCATAATCTCGCTTAG
- a CDS encoding DUF5384 family protein, producing the protein MKKVFLCAAILAAVSSPAFASSLQDQLSAVAEAEQQGKNEEQRQHDEWVAERNREIQQEKQRRANAQAAANKRAAAAAADKKALQDKRDAEFTADKKRDQSYEDELRNLEIQKQKLALAKEEARVKRENEFIDQELKHKAAQTDVVQSEADANRNMTEGGRDLMKSVGKAEENKSDSWFN; encoded by the coding sequence ATGAAGAAAGTTTTTCTTTGCGCCGCCATATTAGCTGCTGTTAGTAGCCCGGCTTTCGCCTCTTCATTACAGGATCAACTCTCTGCGGTCGCAGAAGCTGAACAGCAAGGCAAAAATGAAGAACAAAGGCAGCATGACGAATGGGTTGCGGAGCGCAACAGGGAAATCCAGCAAGAGAAGCAACGGCGCGCAAACGCTCAGGCCGCAGCGAATAAAAGAGCGGCAGCAGCAGCAGCGGATAAAAAAGCTCTCCAGGATAAACGGGACGCCGAATTCACTGCGGATAAAAAGCGCGATCAAAGTTATGAAGATGAGCTACGCAACTTAGAGATTCAGAAGCAAAAACTGGCGCTGGCAAAAGAAGAAGCGCGCGTTAAGCGTGAGAACGAATTTATCGATCAGGAACTGAAACACAAAGCAGCGCAAACCGATGTTGTACAATCTGAAGCTGACGCTAACAGGAATATGACTGAAGGTGGTCGTGATTTGATGAAAAGCGTGGGTAAAGCAGAAGAGAATAAATCAGACAGTTGGTTTAATTAA
- the ppx gene encoding exopolyphosphatase, with amino-acid sequence MPIHDKSPRPQEFAAVDLGSNSFHMVIARVVDGAMQIIGRLKQRVHLADGLGPDNMLSEEAMTRGLNCLSLFAERLQGFSPSSVCIVGTHTLRQALNATDFLKRAEKVIPYPIEIISGNEEARLIFMGVEHTQPEKGRKLVIDIGGGSTELVIGENFEPILVESRRMGCVSFAQLYFQGGVINKENFQRARMAAAQKLETLTWQFRIQGWNVAMGASGTIKAAHEVLMEMGEKDGIITPERLEKLVKEVLRHRNFASLSLPGLSEERKTVFVPGLAILCGVFDALAIRELRLSDGALREGVLYEMEGRFRHQDVRSRTASSLANQYHIDSEQARRVLETTMQMYEQWREQQPKLAHPQLEALLRWAAMLHEVGLNINHSGLHRHSAYILQNSDLPGFNQEQQLMMATLVRYHRKAIKLDDLPRFTLFKKKQFLPLIQLLRLGVLLNNQRQATTTPPTLTLITDDSHWTLRFPHDWFSQNALVLLDLEKEQEYWEGVAGWRLKIEEESTPEIAA; translated from the coding sequence ATGCCAATACACGACAAATCCCCTCGTCCACAGGAGTTTGCTGCGGTCGACCTTGGTTCAAACAGTTTCCACATGGTCATTGCCCGTGTGGTGGATGGCGCAATGCAGATTATTGGTCGCCTGAAACAGCGTGTGCATCTGGCGGACGGTCTGGGGCCAGATAATATGTTGAGTGAAGAAGCAATGACGCGCGGCTTAAACTGCCTGTCGCTGTTTGCCGAACGCCTGCAAGGATTTTCTCCTTCCAGCGTCTGTATTGTTGGGACCCATACGCTACGTCAGGCGCTGAATGCCACTGACTTTCTGAAGCGAGCAGAAAAGGTTATCCCCTACCCGATTGAAATTATCTCCGGTAATGAAGAAGCACGTCTGATTTTTATGGGCGTGGAGCATACCCAACCGGAAAAAGGCCGCAAGCTGGTTATTGATATTGGCGGCGGCTCAACGGAACTGGTGATTGGCGAAAATTTTGAACCCATTCTCGTGGAAAGCCGCCGAATGGGTTGCGTCAGCTTTGCCCAGCTTTATTTCCAGGGTGGCGTCATCAATAAAGAGAATTTTCAGCGCGCACGCATGGCAGCGGCGCAAAAACTGGAAACCTTAACCTGGCAATTCCGGATTCAGGGCTGGAACGTGGCAATGGGCGCTTCCGGCACCATTAAAGCCGCCCATGAAGTGTTGATGGAAATGGGCGAGAAAGACGGGATTATTACCCCGGAACGTCTCGAAAAACTGGTGAAAGAAGTTTTACGCCATCGTAATTTTGCATCGCTTAGTTTACCGGGCCTTTCCGAAGAACGGAAAACCGTATTTGTCCCTGGACTGGCAATTTTATGCGGTGTGTTTGATGCCTTAGCTATCCGTGAACTGCGGCTTTCTGACGGTGCGCTACGCGAAGGCGTACTTTATGAAATGGAAGGCCGTTTTCGCCATCAGGATGTACGTAGTCGTACCGCCAGCAGCCTCGCCAACCAGTATCACATTGACAGTGAACAGGCACGGCGGGTGCTGGAAACCACCATGCAGATGTACGAACAGTGGCGGGAACAACAACCGAAGCTGGCGCATCCGCAACTGGAAGCCTTGCTACGCTGGGCCGCCATGCTGCATGAGGTCGGGTTAAATATCAACCATAGCGGATTGCATCGCCATTCGGCCTATATCCTGCAAAACAGCGACTTACCGGGTTTTAATCAGGAACAACAATTGATGATGGCGACGCTGGTACGCTATCACCGTAAAGCGATTAAGCTCGACGATCTGCCGCGCTTTACGCTGTTTAAGAAGAAGCAGTTTCTGCCCTTAATCCAGCTATTGCGCCTTGGCGTATTGCTAAACAACCAACGTCAGGCAACCACTACCCCACCGACATTAACGCTGATTACCGATGACAGCCACTGGACTCTGCGTTTTCCGCATGACTGGTTTAGCCAGAACGCGCTGGTTCTGCTTGATCTGGAAAAAGAGCAAGAATACTGGGAAGGCGTGGCTGGCTGGCGGTTAAAAATTGAAGAAGAAAGCACGCCTGAAATCGCGGCTTAA
- the xseA gene encoding exodeoxyribonuclease VII large subunit produces MLPSQSPAIFTVSRLNQTVRLLLEHEMGQVWISGEISNFTQPASGHWYFTLKDDTAQVRCAMFRNSNRRVAFRPQHGQQVLVRANITLYEPRGDYQIIVESMQPAGEGLLQQKYEQLKAKLQAEGLFDQQFKKPLPSPAHCVGVITSKTGAALHDILHVLKRRDPSLPVIIYPTAVQGDDAPGQIVRAIELANKRNECDVLIVGRGGGSLEDLWSFNDERVARAIFASHIPVVSAVGHETDVTIADFVADLRAPTPSAAAEVVSRNQQELLRQVQSARQRLEMAMDYYLANRTRRFTQIHHRLQQQHPQLRLARQQTTLERLQKRMSFALENQLKRVGQQQQRLTQRLTQQNPQSRIHRAQTRIQQLEYRLAEVLHAQLSVTRERFGNAVTHLEAVSPLSTLARGYSVTSAADGTVLKQVKQVKAGDTLTTRLGDGVVVSEVSSVMKTRKPRKKAANP; encoded by the coding sequence ATGTTACCTTCTCAATCCCCTGCAATTTTTACCGTTAGTCGCCTGAATCAAACGGTTCGTCTGCTGCTTGAGCATGAGATGGGACAGGTATGGATCAGCGGTGAAATATCTAACTTCACGCAACCGGCTTCCGGTCACTGGTATTTTACGCTCAAAGACGATACCGCCCAGGTGCGCTGCGCAATGTTCCGTAACAGCAACCGCCGGGTAGCCTTTCGCCCACAGCACGGGCAACAGGTGCTGGTTCGCGCCAATATTACGCTGTATGAGCCGCGTGGTGACTATCAGATAATCGTTGAAAGTATGCAGCCCGCCGGTGAAGGCTTGTTGCAACAGAAGTATGAACAGCTAAAAGCGAAATTGCAGGCTGAAGGTTTGTTCGATCAACAGTTTAAGAAGCCACTCCCCTCCCCCGCGCACTGTGTAGGTGTCATCACCTCAAAAACCGGTGCCGCGTTGCACGATATTTTGCATGTGCTTAAACGCCGCGATCCGTCTCTACCCGTGATCATCTATCCTACCGCCGTACAGGGTGATGATGCGCCTGGGCAAATTGTTCGCGCCATTGAACTGGCGAATAAGCGCAACGAGTGCGACGTATTGATTGTCGGGCGCGGCGGCGGGTCGCTGGAAGATTTATGGAGTTTTAACGACGAACGCGTAGCGCGGGCGATTTTTGCCAGTCACATTCCGGTTGTCAGCGCCGTTGGACATGAAACTGATGTGACCATTGCCGATTTTGTTGCCGATTTACGAGCACCCACACCATCGGCTGCCGCCGAAGTGGTGAGCCGTAATCAGCAAGAATTACTCCGTCAGGTGCAATCTGCCCGTCAGCGACTGGAGATGGCGATGGATTATTATCTCGCCAATCGCACCCGGCGTTTTACACAGATTCATCATCGATTACAGCAGCAGCACCCACAGCTACGGCTGGCGCGTCAGCAAACCACTCTCGAACGTCTACAAAAGCGGATGAGCTTTGCACTGGAAAATCAGCTAAAACGTGTCGGACAGCAACAGCAGCGATTAACACAGCGACTAACCCAGCAAAATCCGCAGTCACGTATTCATCGCGCGCAAACGCGGATTCAGCAACTGGAATATCGTCTGGCGGAAGTGTTACACGCACAACTTAGCGTAACACGTGAACGTTTTGGTAATGCAGTAACACACCTGGAAGCCGTGAGCCCGCTGTCAACACTGGCGCGTGGATATAGCGTAACCAGCGCCGCCGATGGCACAGTGCTGAAACAGGTTAAGCAGGTCAAAGCGGGCGATACGTTGACCACGCGGTTAGGTGATGGCGTGGTGGTCAGCGAAGTCAGTTCAGTTATGAAAACCCGCAAACCACGTAAAAAAGCGGCTAATCCGTAG
- the ppk1 gene encoding polyphosphate kinase 1, giving the protein MGQEKLYIEKELSWLSFNERVLQEAADKSNPLIERMRFLGIYSNNLDEFYKVRFAELKRRIIISEEQGSNSHSRHLLGKIQSRVLKADQEFDGLYNELLLEMARNQIFLINERQLSVNQQNWLRHYFKQYLRQHITPILINADTDLVQFLKDDYTYLAVEIIRGDTIRYALLEIPSDKVPRFVNLPPEAPRRRKPMILLDNILRYCLDDIFKGFFDYDALNAYSMKMTRDAEYDLVHEMEASLMELMSSSLKQRLTAEPVRFVYQRDMPSALVEVLREKLTISRYDSIVPGGRYHNFKDFINFPNVGKANLVNKPLPRLRHIWFDKAQFRNGFDAIREHDVLLYYPYHTFEHVLELLRQASFDPSVLAIKINIYRVAKDSRIIDSMIHAAHNGKKVTVVVELQARFDEEANIHWAKRLTEAGVHVIFSAPGLKIHAKLFLISRKENGEVVRYAHIGTGNFNEKTARLYTDYSLLTADARITNEVRRVFNFIENPYRPVTFDYLMVSPQNSRRLLYEMVDREIANAQQGLPSGITLKLNNLVDKGLVDRLYAASSSGVPVNLLVRGMCSLLPNLEGISDNIRAISIVDRYLEHDRVYIFENGGDKKVYLSSADWMTRNIDYRIEVATPLLDPRLKQRVLDIIEILFSDTVKARYIDKELSNRYVPRGNRRKVRAQLAIYDYIKSLEQSE; this is encoded by the coding sequence ATGGGTCAGGAAAAGCTATACATCGAAAAAGAGCTCAGTTGGTTATCGTTCAATGAACGCGTGCTTCAGGAAGCGGCGGACAAATCTAACCCGCTGATTGAAAGGATGCGTTTCCTTGGGATCTATTCCAATAACCTTGATGAGTTCTATAAAGTCCGCTTCGCTGAACTGAAGCGACGCATCATTATTAGCGAAGAACAAGGTTCTAACTCTCATTCCCGCCATTTACTGGGCAAAATTCAGTCCCGCGTGCTGAAAGCCGATCAGGAATTCGACGGTCTCTACAACGAACTGCTGCTGGAGATGGCGCGTAACCAGATCTTCCTGATTAATGAACGCCAGCTCTCCGTCAATCAACAAAACTGGCTGCGTCATTACTTTAAGCAGTATCTGCGTCAGCACATTACGCCGATTTTAATCAATGCTGACACTGATTTAGTGCAGTTCCTGAAAGATGATTACACCTATCTGGCGGTGGAAATTATCCGTGGCGATACCATCCGTTACGCGCTGCTGGAGATCCCATCAGATAAAGTGCCGCGCTTTGTGAATTTACCGCCGGAAGCACCGCGTCGACGCAAGCCAATGATTCTGTTGGATAACATTCTGCGTTACTGCCTTGATGATATTTTCAAAGGCTTCTTTGATTACGACGCGCTGAATGCCTATTCGATGAAGATGACCCGCGATGCCGAATACGATTTAGTGCACGAGATGGAAGCCAGCCTGATGGAGTTGATGTCTTCCAGCCTGAAGCAGCGCTTAACCGCAGAACCGGTACGTTTTGTTTATCAACGCGATATGCCCAGTGCGCTGGTTGAAGTGTTGCGTGAGAAACTGACCATCTCCCGCTACGACTCCATCGTACCCGGCGGCCGTTATCACAATTTTAAAGACTTTATTAATTTCCCCAATGTCGGCAAAGCCAATCTGGTGAACAAACCACTGCCGCGTTTACGTCATATATGGTTTGATAAAGCCCAGTTCCGCAACGGTTTTGACGCCATTCGCGAACACGATGTGCTGCTCTATTATCCTTATCACACTTTTGAGCACGTGCTGGAACTGCTACGCCAGGCCTCGTTCGACCCAAGCGTACTGGCGATTAAAATTAACATTTACCGCGTGGCGAAAGATTCGCGCATCATCGACTCGATGATCCACGCCGCGCACAACGGTAAGAAAGTCACCGTGGTGGTTGAGTTACAGGCACGTTTCGACGAAGAAGCTAACATTCATTGGGCGAAGCGGCTTACCGAAGCGGGAGTACATGTGATCTTCTCTGCCCCGGGGCTGAAGATTCACGCCAAATTATTCCTGATTTCGCGTAAAGAAAACGGCGAAGTTGTGCGTTATGCGCATATCGGAACCGGGAACTTTAACGAAAAAACGGCGCGCCTTTATACCGACTACTCGCTGCTGACTGCCGATGCGCGTATCACCAACGAAGTACGGCGAGTGTTCAATTTTATTGAAAATCCATACCGTCCCGTGACATTCGATTATTTAATGGTGTCACCGCAAAACTCCCGTCGCCTGCTGTATGAAATGGTAGACCGCGAGATCGCCAACGCTCAACAAGGGCTACCCAGCGGTATTACCCTGAAATTGAATAACCTGGTCGATAAAGGTCTGGTTGATCGTCTGTATGCGGCCTCCAGCTCCGGCGTGCCGGTGAATCTGCTGGTGCGCGGGATGTGTTCACTGCTCCCTAATCTGGAAGGCATTAGCGATAACATCCGTGCTATCAGCATTGTCGATCGTTACCTGGAACATGACCGGGTTTATATTTTTGAAAATGGCGGCGATAAAAAGGTTTACCTGTCCTCCGCCGACTGGATGACACGCAATATTGATTATCGTATTGAAGTGGCAACGCCACTGCTCGACCCACGGCTGAAGCAGCGGGTACTGGACATCATCGAAATTCTGTTCAGCGATACAGTCAAAGCGCGTTATATCGATAAAGAACTCAGTAATCGCTACGTTCCCCGCGGTAACCGCCGCAAAGTACGGGCGCAGTTGGCGATTTACGACTACATCAAATCACTCGAACAATCTGAATAA